A single Salmo trutta unplaced genomic scaffold, fSalTru1.1, whole genome shotgun sequence DNA region contains:
- the LOC115188484 gene encoding L-rhamnose-binding lectin CSL3-like, whose amino-acid sequence MHMVRLTVVTLLAAACCTLTDGAISITCEGSDALLQCDGGKIQIKRANYGRRKHDVCSIGRPENQLTDTNCLSQSTTSKMAERCGGKSQCIVPASNLVFGDPCVGTYKYLDTKYSCVQQPETISSIICEGSDSQLLCDRGEIHIQRANYGRRQHDVCSIGRPHKQLKNTNCINQSTTSTMSERCDGERQCIVKVSNSVFGDPCVGTYKYLDVAYTCD is encoded by the exons ATGCACATGGTCAGACTGACGGTGGTCACAT TGCTGGCTGCAGCTTGCTGTACACTAACAGATGGAG CAATCAGCATCACGTGTGAAGGCTCTGATGCTTTACTGCAATGTG ATGGAGGTAAGATTCAAATCAAGCGTGCCAACTATGGTCGTCGTAAACACGATGTGTGTTCCATTGGGCGCCCCGAAAACCAACTCACCGACACCAACTGCCTCAGCCAATCCACCACCAGCAAGATGGCAGAAAG GTGCGGTGGGAAGAGCCAGTGTATTGTCCCGGCATCCAATTTGGTTTTTGGAGACCCCTGTGTCGGGACTTACAAGTACCTGGACACCAAATACTCCTGTGTCCAACAGCCTGAAACAA TAAGCAGCATCATATGTGAAGGCTCTGATTCCCAACTACTATGTG aTCGGGGTGAGATCCATATTCAGCGTGCCAACTATGGTCGTCGTCAACACGATGTGTGTTCCATTGGGCGCCCACACAAACAACTCAAAAACACCAACTGCATCAACCAATCCACCACCAGCACAATGTCAGAAAG GTGTGATGGAGAGCGCCAGTGTATCGTCAAGGTATCCAACTCCGTGTTCGGCGACCCCTGTGTTGGAACTTATAAGTACTTGGATGTGGCTTACACCTGTGACTga